A genomic window from Nerophis ophidion isolate RoL-2023_Sa linkage group LG22, RoL_Noph_v1.0, whole genome shotgun sequence includes:
- the LOC133540348 gene encoding uncharacterized protein LOC133540348: MQRQHPLMPRDKGHRRALATRRKMAVRQAWTPRSPVPELVARRGTGYRHRMQRWPTSHLTSRQTVFVIGDSHLRGLVDGHVLIPNVPLSFGFLSVPGGGAADLRTEVRRLEFPWTPDVVCVLAPSNDLDRGPFCDAAVEFSALLTSIRSRWPKVFVLDFPTRLNRPVGLQDRLRQEHHRVAARMGLPFVAVTTSFPLHRLELWCYDGVHLSDTGGSPILVKLLCDAALTLFKPDPPCASFPSSDVANKTLS, translated from the exons ATGCAAAgacaacaccctctg atgCCACGTGACAAGGGACACAGGCGGGCACTAGCCACCAGGAGGAAGATGGCAGTGCGGCAGGCATGGACGCCCAGGTCTCCTGTCCCCGAGTTGGTCGCCC GGCGCGGCACCGGGTACCGCCACCGCATGCAAAGGTGGCCTACTTCACACCTGACTAGCCGTCAG ACTGTCTTCGTCATCGGCGACTCCCACCTAAGGGGCCTGGTGGATGGGCACGTCCTCATCCCCAACGTACCTCTGTCCTTTGGTTTTTTGTCTGTTCCTGGTGGAGGAGCAGCTGACCTAAGGACAGAGGTGCGGCGCCTGGAGTTCCCCTGGACCCCAGATGTTGTCTGCGTGCTGGCCCCGAGCAACGACCTGGACCGTGGGCCCTTCTGCGATGCAGCGGTGGAGTTCAGCGCACTCCTGACCAGCATCCGCAGCCGCTGGCCCAAG GTGTTTGTTCTGGACTTTCCCACACGACTAAACAGACCCGTGGGCCTGCAGGATCGGCTGCGGCAGGAGCACCACCGCGTCGCAGCACGCATGG GTCTCCCATTTGTGGCTGTGACCACCAGCTTCCCGCTGCATCGGTTGGAGCTGTGGTGTTATGATGGC GTGCACCTCAGCGACACAGGTGGCTCGCCCATCCTGGTAAAGCTGTTGTGCGACGCTGCGCTCACCCTGTTCAAACCTGACCCCCCCTGCGCCTCCTTCCCCTCGTCGGACGTCGCCAACAAAACATTGAGTTAG